The sequence TCTTGGCCTCATTGAAGGCGTTGACTTCCAGCGGGGCCAACGCCAGATCCAGATTCAAGGCCGCCATGCGTGTCGGGTATTGCTCATACGGAATCCACTCCAGATGGTATTCCGCCACAAAAGGCCGGATGTTCTCCGGGCACATGCCCATGAACACCCAGTCCACCTCGCCAGCGGTCGCCCGCACGACATCGGTGATCAGCGCCAGGTCTCCCGCATGCTGCTGCGCCCCGACCCAGCCCACACGCGGCTTGCGCCCTGCCCGCCGTTGCGATTGCAGCGGCAGCCACACCTCTTTTTCCAGCCGGTTTGGCACCACCCGGATATCTTCGATCATGTCAGCGGCAAAGACTCGCAATGGCTCAGTGGTCACCACCAGACGGTCGCAGTGGCGCAAGGTCCGCCGCAGGCGCGAGCGCGCGTCCCGCCAGTGCCGCTGGAAGTGCAGGTGCATACTGCTTTGCTCGGGAATGTCGGACAGCAGGTCGTCCAGCATCTGCACCCGCAGCACCTCAGGTACATGCTGCTGGTAGAGTTTGAGCGCACTTTCGTGCTCATCGGACATCGCGTTCTGCAGCACCAGCGTATCTGGCGCCAGCCGAGCCAGCTCCACCACGCTGGGCAACGGATGCTGGGTGAGCTGGTAGTACTCGGCCTGGGCCAGCCCGGCCTTGCGCACCCCTCGGAATGGCATGCGGATGCGGTACTCACCGCTGCCGCCGGTCAGCGGCAAGCCCAGCAGGCGCGGTCGATCATGCAATCCGGGCTCCCAGCACAGCGGGAAGCGGCTGTCGTACTGCATGTCACCGTTATACACCAGGCTGAGGTGACGATTGAAAGCTGGATCGTGCCGCAAACGGGGCATCCAGCGTGACAGCATGCTGGCGCGTTCAGCTTGCAGTTGCGCCAGCTTCTTCCAGTGTCGCGACGGGTCCGGTGCGGCATTCAGGGATTTACTGCCGTGATGCACCAGGGTGGCATACGGGGTCCAGACCTGCTTGTAGCCTTGTTGATCAATCTTCAGACACAGATCGACATCGTTGTAGAGGGTGGCGAAAGCCTCACCATCCATACCCCCCACTGCTTGGTAGACGCTACGCCGGACCAGCAGGCAGGCTGCTGTCAGCGCGGTATAGTTCTGATCGACCTGCAGGCGGTTCATATAGCCTGGTGCATCCACCTCCTGCTCCAGGAAGATGTGGTTGGCGGCATCGTTACCCAACCCCAACCCCAGCACCACTCCGGCATGCTGGATCCGAGCGGTTTCCGGGTAGCACAGCCGCGCGCCCACCGCACCCACCTCCGGGCGCTGCGCATACTGCATCATGCGGGACAACCACTCGGGATGCATCACCTCGGTGTCATTGTTCAGCAGCAGGATGTATTCCCCGCGCGACGCTTCCACCCCCAGGTTGCACTGAATGGCAAAGTTGAACGGTGCATCATAGCGAACCAGCCGGAAGCGGTCTGCCAGGCGGGCCTGCAGCCGCTGGTAGTAGGCCAGGGTTTCCGGCTCCTCACTCTGGTTGTCGACGATGACCAGTTCAAAATGGGCGTAGTCAGTCTTGGTCAGCAAGGATTCGATGCAGGGCTCGAGGAAAGCCATCTGGTCCCGGTTCGGGATCAAGACAGTCACCAGCGGCTGTGCATCATGCTGATAGCTGACCCGCAAGGTACCCGGCAGGTAGCCAGTCACCACCGTGCCAGCTACCTGTCGCCGCAGCAAGTGGTCTTCCACCGCCGCCTGCAGCGCCGCATCCCGCAGCGGGTGCATCCCGCGCCGCTCTGGCAGGGAAAATACCAGCTCGGCCAGATGACCAAATCCGGCCTCACCTTGCTGGTCCAGCAGGCGGAATGCCAGCTCGGCATGCTCGGCACCGGGATAAGCCGCAAAGCCACCCGCAGCCAGCACGGCATCGGTACGGAAAAATACCGTTTCTGCGACATAATCCTGCGAGCGCAACATGTCCAGGTTGAAATCCGGCTTCAGGATCGGGTTACTGCGCAACCCCTCTGGCGACACATCATCATGGTCGGTGTACACCAGATAGCTGTCCGGATGTTGCAGCACATAATCCCCCAGCTGCAGCAGCCCGTGTGCCGTCAGCCGGGTTCCAGCCGGAACCCGCGCCACCCAGTCCGACGGCAAGGCTTCCAGCACCTGATTGCAGGCTCGGGCCAGCAGGTCCGGGTCTTCCAGCGTCTCCAGCTCCAGCCAGCCCAGCACCTCGGTTTCGTCGAAGATGCTGTCCGGGCTCGGGCTATCGGCGAGCACCACCAACCGCCAGTCGGGATAAAGCTGTTCGCGCAGGCTGTCGATGGTGTCCGCCAGCAAAGCATGGTCGCTACCGCGCACCACCATCAGCAGCGTCACCTGTATCCGTTTGGGCCATTGCAGCACCAGTCGTTCGGCGTGTAACTGTGCATCCACTTCCTGCAGGCTGCGGCGGGCCAGCCAGGTCCGGTAGTGCTCGGCTTCGGTAGACTCCGCCGCCGATACGGCCTCACCACCAATCTGTGACAGGAACAAGGCGCGTCGCCGCAGCAGCAAGGGATCGTCAGTCGGGTGCTTGTGGTAAATGCGGCTGTGCATTTCCAGGAAACGCCCCCGGTTCTTGCGCAGGGTATGGTCAGACCGTGCCTCGTCGCTACGAACCTCTACCGTCTGCTTGGCCACATGACGAAAATCACCCAATGCAGAAGCACGCAGCAGGAAATCCCAGTCCTCCAGAAAATCCAGACTCTCGTCGAACAAACCGATGCGCTCGATCAGCGACCGCCGGTGCGCCCAGGTAGGTGTGGGGATGAAATTGCGCACCAGCAACTGGTCGCGTGAATACACCATCTTGTCAAAGGGGTGCTCACGCGCCAGCTCCTTGATCCGCCCGTCTTCGGTACGCTGAATCAGGTACTCGGCATCAGTGTAGACAAAGTCGCCCTTGAAATCGACGAAGGCATCCCGCACCACCTGCAGGTGGCTGGACAGGTAAACGTCGTCATCGTCCAGGTAACTGATGATGTCGCCACGCGCCAGTTGCAAGGCCCGGTTGCGCGCACCGGATGGACCCAGCGATGCCGGATTGCGGACGTAAACAATGGCCAGCTGGTTACCGTAATACGCCAGCAGGTCTTCAATATTGCAGCCGCCGTCGTTGACGATAATGACTTCAAACTGCTTGAAGGTCTGATGGGTAAGGCATTCGAGGGCGTTGCCCAGCAGGTGAGGCCGGTTGCGGGTCGGGATCACCACTGAAATCAGCGGTCGCTCCAGACGCTGGCGCAACTGCACCATGCGGGACTTTACGGCAGCAGGCGGCTGCGGCGGCTCGCGCAGCTCGCCATGCTCCACCAGATCACGCCAGCCGCGTGCGACCACCTCCCATTGATTGCAGGCTTGCCAGTGCTGCCGCCCGAGTTCGGACAGGGTCCGGCGCAATTCCGGATCGGCCAGCAGGCGGGCAATCAGGTCGGGAAACTGGCTGACCGGCGCGATGAAGCCACCGGATGCCTCATTGGCCGCCCCGCACTCCGGCGTCGCCAGCCACGGCAGACCGTGGCTCATGGCTTCGATGATGGTGACCGGAGACACCTCACCCAGTGAAGGCAGCAGCAGCAGGTCTGCCGCCTGCATGGCGGCGGCCACCCGCTCCGCAGGCACCCCCTCAATCAGGCGGACGCGCGGGTCCAGCTTGACGGCAGCGCGCACCTGCTCCACATAGTCGGCATGGCCCGACGGGTGCCCCAACAGCACCAGTTGCCAGTCACCAGCCGCCGCACGCAGGGCAGCCAGCAAGGCCAGGTGGTTCTTCACCGGCCACAGGTTGGCAACCTGAATCAGCAAGGGCGTGTGTGCATCCAGCCCCAGGCTGGCGCGGAAGTCCACATCCGGCGTCGCCGGGGTGGAGGCATTCGGCAGGTGGACATAGGCAATCTGCTCTTCGTCCAGATAGCGCTTGTCTGGCCCGACCTGGGTCAAGCACACCACCTGCGCGGCTGACAGCGTCTGCTTCAGGCTTTGTCGGAAACCCGCGTTGTCTTTCCAGCTGTTGAAGCCATCATTGTTGATCAGGGGCTGTACCAGCACCCGGGTGTGCGGCGGCAACTGGATGCCGCTCAGTCCCCAGATCACCCAGTTCAACGGGTCGGCCCGCATGATGACGCCACGATAGCGTCCGGTTTCGATCAGGTTACGCAACTGCTGGCTGGCGCGGATGCTGCCATCCGGCAGGCGGCTGCCGGCATCCAGCGAATGGATAAGCATGCCCCGGTATTGGTTACTGTGGCGATTTGGCAGCGCCCGCGCGGCGACTTCCACCCGATAGCCCAGCTTTTGTAACGCCTCGCCCAGATTGGCGACGATGGTTTCCACCCCGCCAATGGAAGGCCAGAAGAAATCGCATGCCAGCAACAAGGTCGGGCGACCATCGTCATCTGCGGCTGCAGCAGGCACCTCTGCTGGCTGCAGTGACTGCTGTAGCAAGGCCGCGGCGGGATTGGGCAGCGCATGGTCGCGCAGGTCGATCAGCGCTTCATGCAGGCTGCGGGACACGGCTTCCAGACTGTCTCGATGCAGTACCAGTTCCAGCGCGGATTTCCCCATGCGCTGGCGCAAGTCGGCATCCCCCAGCAGGATGGCCAGCTTCTCTTCCCACTCGGCCTCGCTGCGCGCCAGCATGCCGTTGACGCCATCATCCACCAGCTCCAGGCACATCCCGGCTGCCTCGGATACCGTCGCCCGCGCGCCGCTCATGTAGATCAGCGTCTTGAGCGGGCCACGGATGGCATAATCGTCCAGATCAAACGGTGCCGGGAACACGCCGATGTCAAAATCCAGCACCTCCTGAATCATCAGGTTTTCGTCGTAGTCCGGCACCACACTGTAGCGGACCCCAGGCAGGTCCAGCGGCTTGGCATTACGGTAATTGAGGCACAGTACCCGCAGCTCCAGATTCGGGAAGCGCTGGCTCAAGCGCGCCAGCGGGCCTGCAATCTGGTATAGCGCCTGCAGGGTACCGTGGGTACCCACCCAGCCGATGCGCAGCTGTCCATCACTGCGCGCGGGCCGGTTTTGCCGCGCTTCCAGAAAGCGCTCGACCTGGGTGCAGGCGTAGATGACCTTGACGTTGGGATTGAAGCGTTGCCCGTAGGCCGCCACATAGGGGTTATCACTGAAGATGCCGTCCACCACGGCCAGCATCATCTCCAGCTGCTGCCAGCCGGTATCGCGGTGGTGCGGCTGCCACAGGGCATCGGTCAGGTCAAAGATCACCTTGGCATGCGTCTCGGCCTTCAGCCGCAGGAAGATCTCAAGGAACGGTACTTTTAGCGCGTAGACCAGATCGTGCTGAGCCGCGCTCTGGATGATGTCGTCAATCGGCGTGCGTGCCACATCCAGATAGGTGACCTGCCATCCCAGCTGCTTCAGCCAGCCTTCAAAGATCAGGCCGCGAATGTGCATGGTGACGGAGCCCATCGGGTAATACAGCAGGAACAGCACCCGCTGGCCGGGCTGCCCCACGGGCACGGTGACCGCACTGACCTCTGCCTCCAGTCGCATGTCGCGCCAGGCGGCATGGGACTGTGTCTCCGTTTGCCGTATCCGGCCAAAACCGGCTGCCTTCAGCTCTGTTTCCAGATGCCAAGGGGTCCAGCTGAATTTATTGGGCACAAACTCGACCTGAGCCTGCATGTGGTCACGGCCAAAGGCGTGCAAGGCCCGCACCCCTTCCAGATAGGCATCCAGATTGCCGCGCTGCCCCTGGATCTGCCCCAGTGCCGCCTCGAGATTGACGGTTTCGATCACCAGCCGCCCGCGCGGGCTAAGCAGGCGCATGGCGGCGGCAAAGAAGCGGCGGGCCTCCCACAGGCTGAGGTAATTGATGACGTGATACATCACGATTTCATCTACCGAACCGGGAGCAAACACGGTTTCCAGTTCCAGCGCACTGAGGTACAGGTCTGCCTTGGCCGAAGGATCGAGGTCGATGTTCACATAACCGGGCCAGTAATCCTGCCCGCAGCCCAGGTGGAGTTTCAGATCGCGTTGCTCTCGGTAGGAGACGGTCATGGGTATGCCAGGTCCAGAGTCAGTTGGGAAGGTCAGGCGCGCAGGCCGGACAACAGGGCAACAGTATCGGCAATCGCCTGCTGCAGGCTGCCGTTTACGCCAAAGCCGGTCGCCGCGAAACGTGCGCCGGAAACATGGTAGGACAACTGGTTCATGATGCGGCTATCCACCAGCTCAACCTGCAAGTCAGGCACATGCTGACGGATGGTCTCCACGATGTCGTTCACCGTATAGTTTTCGGTCACCACGTTGTACACCTGCCGGTTGAACAGGGACTGGCGGATGACATGCGCGATGGCGGCCACCCCGTCATTCAGGTCCAGGTAAGGACGCTTCTGGTGCAAGGCGGTACGCCAGACCGTGATCGGCTGGCCGTTCATCGCCTGCCACACGAACTTGTTCACCGCCGTATGAAAGCGGATGCCCGGCGACACCCCAAAAATGGTACCAAAGCGCAGGACGACATGGCGCAGGTCCGGCAGCGCCGCCAGCCACTGCTCGCTTTTCAGCTTGGATTCGGCATAGGGGCTTTGCGGTTTCAGATCCTCCAGCGGGCACTGCTCATCCACCACCCCATCCTGTACGCCGTAAACACTGGTGGTCGAGAAAAACAGTAGGGGTACCCCCAGCGCCGCACAGGCTTCGGCCACCCGCATGGTGCCGGTGAAGTTGACCGCTTCGACCTCCGCTGCCTTGTCAAAACTGCTGGCGGCATCGGTGATGGCCGCCAGATGAACCACCGCATCCGCGCCTTGCAGCACCGGCAGCAGGTCCGCCTTGAGGATGTCTTGCTCCAGCAAGCGGTAGCGGGCACCGGCAGGCAGATTGAACAGGGCGCAGTAACGCTGGGTCAGCAGGTTATCCAGCACCACCAGTTCCGCACCGGGAAACTGTTGTGGCAGCACTTGCAGCAGGCGGGAGCCGATATGCCCCAGCCCTCCGGTGATGACGATACGCATGCACTTACCTCAGGTAAACAGCCAACTGCGGCTCAAAATAGTGTCGTGTCTGCTGCAAGCCCTCTGCCAGCGAGGTACCCGGCTGCCAGCCCAGCAAACGGCGGGCTTTATCATTGCTGATCACGGCATCGCCGATTTCGATGGCCTTGCGATCCGCCGGCCAGGGCACATAGCGCACCTGCCCGCCAATCTGCGCACAGATGGCTTCGCTGACCTCGGCCACGCTGTGGTGCTGGTCGCCAACGGCAAAGAGGGCTTCGCCCAGGCTGCGCTCATCCATGGCCGCCATGATCAGTGCTTCTGCCACGTCGTCTACAAAGCAGAAATTGCGCAGCTGGCTGCCGTCGCCGAAGATGGTGATGTCCCGGCCCTGCAGCGCCAGCCCGATGAAGTAATTCACAAAGCCAAAATCCGGGCTCTTGATGTTGGAGCGGGGGCCATAGACGTTGGCCAGCCGGACCACCCTCGCCCGCACCCCATAGGCGCGCTGGTAGATGAGGAAATATTTTTCCGACACCGTCTTGTTGGCCGAGTAGATGTCCAGCGGATATTCGGCGTGATCTTCGTCGATCGGAGACTGGCGCAAGGGGCCGATCTGGGTACTGGTGCCCACGTGCACCAGCTCGGCATCCGGGTTGAAGCGGCGCACCGCTTCCAGCAGGTTGATCGCCCCTTTGCAATTGACATCAATGTCAATCAGCGGCTCGCGCATGGAATTGGGGTGCGAGGTATAGGCGGCGCAGTTGAAGATCAGATCCTGATTCAGCACTGCGGCACACAGTGCCTCAAAGTTGCGCACGTCATTGATGATGATCTGGTGCTGGTGGCTGATGTCCTTCATATTGGCCATGTTGCCACCCGAACGTGGGTCCAGCACATCATACACTGTGATCTGCGCGCCCAGCTCCAGGCAACGGTGGGCCAGGTTGCTGCCAATGAAGCCGAGCCCCCCGGTAATCAGCACCCGTTTCCCGCTCAGGTCGGGCAAGGTCAAGGCGACCGTCATGCCTCGTCCCTCAAGCTGCTGGACTTGCCTGCTTGCAGCATCCTGCTCTCCCTTGTTGCCAGGCCACGGCATCCCGCCGGGGCTGACTGATTACACCGCCAGTACGCGACGGATACCGTCGCAGATATGATCAATCTGGGCTTCGCTCAGATTCATGGCGCACGACAGGTTAACCCCCCGGTTGGAGACATCATAGGCCACCGGGTTGATCGACTGGTAGCGCTCTCCCATGCTGCCATACGCCGGCAGCGAGGACAGCGGGTAAAAGAACGGACGTGCCGGCACATCCAGCTTGGCCAATTCGGCAATCAGGGTGGGCTTGTCCAGCCCCCATTTCGGGTCCAGCACCAGTGCGGTGGTCCAGATGCTGTTGAACACGTGCGGCGGCTCTGCATTCCATTGCAGGCCATCAATATCACCAAGCCGGGCACGATACTGCTCGAAAATCCAGCGCTTGCGGGCCACCAGCTCGTCAATCCGGCGGAACTGCCCCAGCCCCAGCGCGGCCTGTACATTGAAAGGCATGTACTTGTAGGTGACTTCATAATTGAAGTAGGTCTGCCCGCCCGGCTTGCGGCCATGGTCCCGCCACATGGCACAGCGCTCATACAGGGCATCATCATCCAGCAGCAGCATGCCGCCTTCACCGGTGGTCAGGGTCTTGGTGCGGTGGAAGCTGAATACAGCCCCCACGCCGAAGCTGCCCGCGCGGCGTCCCCGGTAGGTCGATCCCAGGGATTCGGCGGCATCTTCCACCAGCCATAGCTGGTGTGACTCGGCAATGTCGGTCAGCGCGTCCCAGTCCGCCATATTGCCGAACAGGTCTACGGCAATGATGGCCTTGGTGCGCGGCGTAATGGCCCGGCGTACCGCGCCAGGGTCCAGGCACCAGTTGTCCTTGTTGATATCGCAGAACACCGGCGTTGCCCGCAGGTAGCTGATGGCGGCCGTGCTGCCGATCCAGGTGCAGTCCGGCACAATGACTTCATCGCCCTCCCCGATCCCCAGACCGGTCAGCAGCAGGTGCAAGGCCGTGGTGCAATTGGGCGTCATCAGCGCATGTTTGCGCCCGTGCCAGGCCGCAAACTCCCGCTGGAAGGTTTCCACGTAGTAGTAGGGCTGATCGTACCAGCCTCGGGTCATGGCGTCCGTCACCATGTCCACTTCGCTCTGCGTCACCCACGGTCCGGCCATCGGGATGGTGGGGCTCGGCGGCATTGTCATGTCGGCTTCCTTGTTATTCAGGCTGCAAAGAACCGATGAATGGCATCCGCCACCTCATCGACCTGTTCCAGCGGCAACTCCGGAAACATGGGCAGGGACAGCACCCGTCGTGCCAGCCGTTCTGTCACCGGCAGCGGTTGTGGCAAGCGCTGCGTCGCCTGATAGGCAGGCTGCTGGTGGACCGGCACCGGATAATGTACCAGCGACTGTATCCCGGCCTCCTTCAGCGCTGCCTGCAGCCCATCGCGGTCGTCCAGCTGGATCACAAACAGATGGTATACCGCTTCACAATCTGCCACGTCGGGCGGCAATTGCAGCGGCAAGCCCTGCAGGCGCTCACGGTAACGTTGCGCACGCGCGCGCCGGGCGGCATTGTCTGCATCCAGACACGGCAGCTTGGCAAGCAGGATGGCAGCTTGCAGTTCGTCCAGCCGCGTATTCAAACCATGCATATCGCTGATGTAGCGTTGCTTCCAGCCGTACTGGCGCAGCAGCTGCAGGCGCTCAAACCGTTGCGGATCGCGGCAGGCCACCAGCCCGCCATCACCGATGGCCCCCAGGTTCTTGGTCGGGTAAAAGCTGAAGCAGGACAGGTCGCCGACACTGCCCACCCGCTGCCCTTGCCAGCGGGCCCCATGCGCCTGTGCGCAATCCTCGATCAACAGCAGGCCATGACGCTGCGTAAACGTCTGGATGGCAGCGAGGTCCGCCGGCTGTCCGTACAGGTGGACCGCAATGACCGCCTTGGTACGGGGAGAGTAAGCGGCCTCCAGCAGCGCAGGGGCCAGCGTGTAACGCTGCGGGCAGACATCCACCAGCACCGGCGTCGCCCCGGTCGTGGCCACCGCCGACACCGTCGCCACCGCCGTGTGTGACACCGTGATCACCTCGTCGCCGGGGCCCACCCCTGCCGCGAGCAGAGCCAGCACCAGCGAATCGGTGCCATTCCCGACGCCCACCGCATGCGGCATGCCGGTCCAGTCGGCAAACGCGTGCTCAAACTGGCTGACCGACTCACCGAGGATGTACCAGCCACTGTCCAGCACCCGGTCGATGGCCGCCCGAATCTCGCTGCGGTGCGCCTGATACTGGGCCAGGGGTGATACAAAAGGGATCATCAGAGGATCTCCACTCTGGGCACAAAACGGATGAAGCGGCCTCCTGCCTGCACAAATGCCTGCTCCTTGGCCATGATCTCGGCGGCATGGTTCCAGGCAAACAGTACGGCGTAATCCGGCCAGCGCTCGCTGAACGCTTCATAGGGCCGCACTGGAATGTGCATGCCCGGGGTCAGCTTGCCTTGCTTGATCGGCGTGGTGTCGGAGATGAACTCGATCAGGTCCGGGCCAATGCCGCAGTAATTGAGGATGGTGGTGCTCTTCGACGTTGCGCCATAGCCCACCACCCGCTTACCCTCGGCCTTAAGCCGCTTGAGCAGGGCCACCAGATCGTCCCGCGACTGCATCACCTGCTGCCGGAAGCGGTCGTAGGTCTCCGGCAGGTGCAGCCCCAACGCAGCTTCCTTCTCACGCTGGTGGTGTACGGCCTCGCTGACGGTGTACGCGCCCTGGTGCGCCACCACATAGCGCATGGAGCCGCCGTGCGTGGTCTGCGGCATCACGTCGATGATTTCCAGCTGGTGCCGTGCAAACAGGGTAGTGAGCGAGCCTACGGCGAACAGGTAGACGTGCTCGTCGTAAATCTGGTCGTACGATGTCTTTTCGATGACATCGCCCAGATAGGGGTCTTCAAACATCAACACGCCACGTGGCTTCAGCAAGCGCTTGACCCCTGCGGCCACCTGATCGAGGTCCGGAATATGGCACATGACATTGGCCCCGAGGAAGGCATCCACCTGCCCGTATTGCTGCACCAGTTCCGCAGCCAGCGCATCATCAAAGAAAGCGCTGATCACGTTCATGCCTCGTGCGCGGGCGGCATCCGCCACATTGCTCGACGGCTCAATCCCCAGATGAGCAATCCCGGCCTGGGCAAAATGCTGCAGCATGATGCCGTCGTTGCTGCCGATTTCCATCACCATCGGCTGCTCGCTGAGGTAGCGCGACTTCACCAGCTCGGCAAACTGGCGGAAGTGCTCGGCCATCACCCGTGAGGTGCCAGAGAAAAAGTGGTAATGCTCGTTGAACATCGCCTCTGCAGCAGGCTGATCCACCAGCTGGAACATATGGCAGCTGGGGCAGAACGCCGTCTGCATGTGATAGAAGTATTCACCCTGCATTGCGTCTGGCGGCAGAAAGCCATTGCCCAGCGGCATGCGTCCGAAGTCGTTGACCCCTTGGGTGGGGTGTTGGCAGATACGGCAGGGTCTGGCGCTCATCGGCATGCAATCCTCTTCGGGGTGTTTCTAATCATAGTACGCGGCCTGACGGAAGCCTCCTGCCGCCGCATCGCGCTCCGACAATCTGGCTTCACGGTCGG is a genomic window of Leeia aquatica containing:
- a CDS encoding DegT/DnrJ/EryC1/StrS family aminotransferase; this translates as MTMPPSPTIPMAGPWVTQSEVDMVTDAMTRGWYDQPYYYVETFQREFAAWHGRKHALMTPNCTTALHLLLTGLGIGEGDEVIVPDCTWIGSTAAISYLRATPVFCDINKDNWCLDPGAVRRAITPRTKAIIAVDLFGNMADWDALTDIAESHQLWLVEDAAESLGSTYRGRRAGSFGVGAVFSFHRTKTLTTGEGGMLLLDDDALYERCAMWRDHGRKPGGQTYFNYEVTYKYMPFNVQAALGLGQFRRIDELVARKRWIFEQYRARLGDIDGLQWNAEPPHVFNSIWTTALVLDPKWGLDKPTLIAELAKLDVPARPFFYPLSSLPAYGSMGERYQSINPVAYDVSNRGVNLSCAMNLSEAQIDHICDGIRRVLAV
- a CDS encoding NAD-dependent epimerase/dehydratase family protein; this encodes MRIVITGGLGHIGSRLLQVLPQQFPGAELVVLDNLLTQRYCALFNLPAGARYRLLEQDILKADLLPVLQGADAVVHLAAITDAASSFDKAAEVEAVNFTGTMRVAEACAALGVPLLFFSTTSVYGVQDGVVDEQCPLEDLKPQSPYAESKLKSEQWLAALPDLRHVVLRFGTIFGVSPGIRFHTAVNKFVWQAMNGQPITVWRTALHQKRPYLDLNDGVAAIAHVIRQSLFNRQVYNVVTENYTVNDIVETIRQHVPDLQVELVDSRIMNQLSYHVSGARFAATGFGVNGSLQQAIADTVALLSGLRA
- a CDS encoding NAD-dependent epimerase/dehydratase family protein, coding for MTVALTLPDLSGKRVLITGGLGFIGSNLAHRCLELGAQITVYDVLDPRSGGNMANMKDISHQHQIIINDVRNFEALCAAVLNQDLIFNCAAYTSHPNSMREPLIDIDVNCKGAINLLEAVRRFNPDAELVHVGTSTQIGPLRQSPIDEDHAEYPLDIYSANKTVSEKYFLIYQRAYGVRARVVRLANVYGPRSNIKSPDFGFVNYFIGLALQGRDITIFGDGSQLRNFCFVDDVAEALIMAAMDERSLGEALFAVGDQHHSVAEVSEAICAQIGGQVRYVPWPADRKAIEIGDAVISNDKARRLLGWQPGTSLAEGLQQTRHYFEPQLAVYLR
- a CDS encoding class I SAM-dependent methyltransferase, producing MSARPCRICQHPTQGVNDFGRMPLGNGFLPPDAMQGEYFYHMQTAFCPSCHMFQLVDQPAAEAMFNEHYHFFSGTSRVMAEHFRQFAELVKSRYLSEQPMVMEIGSNDGIMLQHFAQAGIAHLGIEPSSNVADAARARGMNVISAFFDDALAAELVQQYGQVDAFLGANVMCHIPDLDQVAAGVKRLLKPRGVLMFEDPYLGDVIEKTSYDQIYDEHVYLFAVGSLTTLFARHQLEIIDVMPQTTHGGSMRYVVAHQGAYTVSEAVHHQREKEAALGLHLPETYDRFRQQVMQSRDDLVALLKRLKAEGKRVVGYGATSKSTTILNYCGIGPDLIEFISDTTPIKQGKLTPGMHIPVRPYEAFSERWPDYAVLFAWNHAAEIMAKEQAFVQAGGRFIRFVPRVEIL
- a CDS encoding DegT/DnrJ/EryC1/StrS family aminotransferase, with protein sequence MIPFVSPLAQYQAHRSEIRAAIDRVLDSGWYILGESVSQFEHAFADWTGMPHAVGVGNGTDSLVLALLAAGVGPGDEVITVSHTAVATVSAVATTGATPVLVDVCPQRYTLAPALLEAAYSPRTKAVIAVHLYGQPADLAAIQTFTQRHGLLLIEDCAQAHGARWQGQRVGSVGDLSCFSFYPTKNLGAIGDGGLVACRDPQRFERLQLLRQYGWKQRYISDMHGLNTRLDELQAAILLAKLPCLDADNAARRARAQRYRERLQGLPLQLPPDVADCEAVYHLFVIQLDDRDGLQAALKEAGIQSLVHYPVPVHQQPAYQATQRLPQPLPVTERLARRVLSLPMFPELPLEQVDEVADAIHRFFAA
- a CDS encoding glycosyltransferase, which produces MTVSYREQRDLKLHLGCGQDYWPGYVNIDLDPSAKADLYLSALELETVFAPGSVDEIVMYHVINYLSLWEARRFFAAAMRLLSPRGRLVIETVNLEAALGQIQGQRGNLDAYLEGVRALHAFGRDHMQAQVEFVPNKFSWTPWHLETELKAAGFGRIRQTETQSHAAWRDMRLEAEVSAVTVPVGQPGQRVLFLLYYPMGSVTMHIRGLIFEGWLKQLGWQVTYLDVARTPIDDIIQSAAQHDLVYALKVPFLEIFLRLKAETHAKVIFDLTDALWQPHHRDTGWQQLEMMLAVVDGIFSDNPYVAAYGQRFNPNVKVIYACTQVERFLEARQNRPARSDGQLRIGWVGTHGTLQALYQIAGPLARLSQRFPNLELRVLCLNYRNAKPLDLPGVRYSVVPDYDENLMIQEVLDFDIGVFPAPFDLDDYAIRGPLKTLIYMSGARATVSEAAGMCLELVDDGVNGMLARSEAEWEEKLAILLGDADLRQRMGKSALELVLHRDSLEAVSRSLHEALIDLRDHALPNPAAALLQQSLQPAEVPAAAADDDGRPTLLLACDFFWPSIGGVETIVANLGEALQKLGYRVEVAARALPNRHSNQYRGMLIHSLDAGSRLPDGSIRASQQLRNLIETGRYRGVIMRADPLNWVIWGLSGIQLPPHTRVLVQPLINNDGFNSWKDNAGFRQSLKQTLSAAQVVCLTQVGPDKRYLDEEQIAYVHLPNASTPATPDVDFRASLGLDAHTPLLIQVANLWPVKNHLALLAALRAAAGDWQLVLLGHPSGHADYVEQVRAAVKLDPRVRLIEGVPAERVAAAMQAADLLLLPSLGEVSPVTIIEAMSHGLPWLATPECGAANEASGGFIAPVSQFPDLIARLLADPELRRTLSELGRQHWQACNQWEVVARGWRDLVEHGELREPPQPPAAVKSRMVQLRQRLERPLISVVIPTRNRPHLLGNALECLTHQTFKQFEVIIVNDGGCNIEDLLAYYGNQLAIVYVRNPASLGPSGARNRALQLARGDIISYLDDDDVYLSSHLQVVRDAFVDFKGDFVYTDAEYLIQRTEDGRIKELAREHPFDKMVYSRDQLLVRNFIPTPTWAHRRSLIERIGLFDESLDFLEDWDFLLRASALGDFRHVAKQTVEVRSDEARSDHTLRKNRGRFLEMHSRIYHKHPTDDPLLLRRRALFLSQIGGEAVSAAESTEAEHYRTWLARRSLQEVDAQLHAERLVLQWPKRIQVTLLMVVRGSDHALLADTIDSLREQLYPDWRLVVLADSPSPDSIFDETEVLGWLELETLEDPDLLARACNQVLEALPSDWVARVPAGTRLTAHGLLQLGDYVLQHPDSYLVYTDHDDVSPEGLRSNPILKPDFNLDMLRSQDYVAETVFFRTDAVLAAGGFAAYPGAEHAELAFRLLDQQGEAGFGHLAELVFSLPERRGMHPLRDAALQAAVEDHLLRRQVAGTVVTGYLPGTLRVSYQHDAQPLVTVLIPNRDQMAFLEPCIESLLTKTDYAHFELVIVDNQSEEPETLAYYQRLQARLADRFRLVRYDAPFNFAIQCNLGVEASRGEYILLLNNDTEVMHPEWLSRMMQYAQRPEVGAVGARLCYPETARIQHAGVVLGLGLGNDAANHIFLEQEVDAPGYMNRLQVDQNYTALTAACLLVRRSVYQAVGGMDGEAFATLYNDVDLCLKIDQQGYKQVWTPYATLVHHGSKSLNAAPDPSRHWKKLAQLQAERASMLSRWMPRLRHDPAFNRHLSLVYNGDMQYDSRFPLCWEPGLHDRPRLLGLPLTGGSGEYRIRMPFRGVRKAGLAQAEYYQLTQHPLPSVVELARLAPDTLVLQNAMSDEHESALKLYQQHVPEVLRVQMLDDLLSDIPEQSSMHLHFQRHWRDARSRLRRTLRHCDRLVVTTEPLRVFAADMIEDIRVVPNRLEKEVWLPLQSQRRAGRKPRVGWVGAQQHAGDLALITDVVRATAGEVDWVFMGMCPENIRPFVAEYHLEWIPYEQYPTRMAALNLDLALAPLEVNAFNEAKSNLRLLEYGVLGWPVVCTDILPYQTNAAPVCRVPNEAQAWIDAIRARIHDLDATAQEGDRLRAWVLQHYMLEDHLDEWMRVLGR